One Candidatus Methylomirabilota bacterium DNA segment encodes these proteins:
- a CDS encoding redoxin domain-containing protein yields MRRAVPFLATALLLAVLVVPVAALEVGQKAPDFTLAAPGGKQVKLSDLTAKGPVVIFTFIQAFTGT; encoded by the coding sequence ATGCGTCGAGCCGTCCCGTTCCTGGCCACGGCCCTGCTGCTGGCCGTCCTCGTCGTCCCGGTCGCCGCCCTGGAAGTCGGCCAGAAAGCGCCCGACTTCACCCTGGCGGCACCCGGAGGCAAGCAGGTCAAGCTGTCTGACCTGACCGCCAAGGGTCCCGTCGTCATCTTCACCTTCATCCAGGCGTTCACCGGCACCTGA
- the ricT gene encoding regulatory iron-sulfur-containing complex subunit RicT, whose amino-acid sequence MSDSIEPTVTTEPVVDEAPRYLVGVRLREPVLAEDYQTTETDLHVGDFVVVETGGGTTVGEVRRPRRDIPEFKRGRMYRRVVRRATSGEETDWRERRAREVRGVEAAQRLARGRSLAMKIVDVEIEPSRRRVVVFFNSEERVDFRDLVRDLAREFHARIEMRQIGARDTTKLLDGIGPCGRQLCCSSHLRKFDPISVKMAKAQDMPLTDSRLLGNCGRLKCCLLYEFSTYEELRSRLPRVNSACSADCGGGGCMTGKVRSLRVLKQSVIVGFPDGTEAEVPLAQLTWEGRDHIKPA is encoded by the coding sequence ATGAGCGATTCGATCGAGCCGACCGTCACGACGGAGCCGGTGGTGGACGAGGCGCCTCGCTACCTCGTCGGGGTGCGGCTGCGCGAGCCGGTGCTGGCCGAGGACTACCAGACCACCGAGACGGATCTGCACGTCGGCGACTTCGTGGTGGTGGAGACGGGCGGCGGCACCACCGTGGGAGAGGTGCGCCGTCCCCGACGCGACATCCCCGAGTTCAAGCGGGGCCGCATGTACCGTCGCGTCGTCCGCCGCGCCACCTCCGGCGAGGAGACCGACTGGCGCGAGCGGCGCGCCCGAGAGGTCAGAGGCGTCGAGGCCGCGCAGCGGCTGGCCCGCGGCCGATCCCTCGCCATGAAGATCGTGGACGTGGAGATCGAGCCCTCGCGCCGCCGGGTGGTGGTGTTCTTCAACTCCGAGGAGCGCGTGGATTTCCGCGACCTCGTGCGCGACCTGGCCCGCGAGTTCCACGCCCGCATCGAGATGCGCCAGATCGGCGCGCGCGACACCACCAAGCTGCTCGACGGGATCGGGCCGTGCGGCCGTCAGCTGTGCTGCTCGTCGCACCTGCGCAAGTTCGACCCGATCTCGGTGAAGATGGCCAAGGCGCAGGACATGCCGCTGACCGACAGCCGGCTGCTCGGCAACTGCGGCCGGCTCAAGTGTTGCCTGCTCTACGAGTTCTCGACCTACGAGGAGCTGCGCTCGCGGCTGCCGCGGGTCAACAGCGCCTGCTCGGCCGATTGCGGCGGAGGCGGCTGCATGACCGGCAAGGTGCGCTCGCTCCGAGTCCTGAAGCAGTCGGTGATCGTCGGGTTCCCGGACGGCACCGAGGCCGAGGTCCCGCTCGCCCAGCTCACCTGGGAGGGCCGCGACCACATCAAGCCGGCCTGA
- the tmk gene encoding dTMP kinase, producing the protein MRGILITFEGVEGSGKSTQCTRLARYLSSRWLEVAQTSEPDGTALGLRIRTLFEEGPTPTPLTQAFLFMAARQEHVTRIIAPALARGAVVLSDRYADATVAYQGYGQGLDVQTIRELNVLATGGLVPDLTLVLDLDPAIGMQRIRGRTLDAFEKMDLAFHRRVREGYLEIARGDKRRVAVLDAAQEADALHAEVVRVVDDHLSRRGGAGGA; encoded by the coding sequence ATGCGGGGGATCCTGATCACCTTCGAAGGTGTGGAAGGCTCGGGGAAATCCACGCAGTGCACCCGGCTCGCGCGGTATCTGTCCAGTCGGTGGCTCGAAGTTGCCCAGACCAGTGAGCCGGACGGCACCGCGCTCGGTCTGCGCATCCGCACGCTGTTCGAGGAGGGCCCGACACCGACGCCGCTCACCCAGGCGTTTCTGTTCATGGCCGCTCGCCAGGAGCACGTCACGCGGATCATCGCGCCCGCGCTCGCGCGGGGCGCGGTGGTGCTCTCCGACCGGTACGCCGACGCCACCGTGGCCTACCAGGGCTACGGACAGGGGCTGGACGTCCAGACCATCCGTGAGCTGAACGTGCTCGCCACCGGCGGCCTCGTTCCCGACCTGACGCTGGTGCTGGATCTGGACCCGGCCATCGGCATGCAGCGCATCCGGGGCCGCACGCTCGACGCGTTCGAGAAGATGGACCTCGCCTTCCATCGGCGCGTGCGCGAGGGGTACCTCGAGATCGCGCGGGGCGACAAGCGCCGGGTGGCGGTGCTCGACGCCGCGCAGGAGGCCGACGCGCTGCACGCCGAGGTGGTGCGGGTCGTGGACGATCATCTGAGCCGTCGCGGAGGTGCCGGTGGCGCTTGA
- a CDS encoding GNAT family N-acetyltransferase: MSDVTLARESPRQADVGRLLAALDAYQSALYPAESNHFLDVDALAAPAVRFFVARRDGAALGCAALRIDPERYGELKRMYVTPEARGMSLGRRLLERVEAEARREGLECLRLETGIHQPEALGLYRSAGYREREPFGDYAPDPLSVFMEKRL, from the coding sequence ATGAGCGACGTCACGCTCGCGCGGGAATCGCCGCGCCAGGCCGATGTGGGGCGCCTGCTGGCGGCCCTCGATGCGTATCAGAGCGCGCTCTACCCGGCCGAGAGCAATCACTTCCTCGACGTCGACGCCCTCGCCGCGCCGGCCGTCCGGTTCTTCGTGGCCCGGCGTGACGGCGCTGCCCTGGGCTGCGCCGCCCTGCGGATCGATCCGGAGAGATATGGCGAGCTGAAGCGGATGTACGTGACGCCGGAGGCCCGGGGCATGAGCCTGGGGCGGCGGCTGCTGGAGCGCGTGGAGGCGGAAGCGCGGAGAGAGGGCCTCGAGTGCCTACGCCTCGAGACCGGCATTCACCAGCCGGAGGCGCTCGGGCTCTATCGCTCGGCCGGCTACCGCGAGCGCGAGCCCTTCGGCGACTACGCGCCGGATCCGCTCAGCGTCTTCATGGAGAAGCGCCTCTGA
- a CDS encoding cbb3-type cytochrome c oxidase subunit I, producing MTETEWLHRSWGSRPGLIGWLTEVDHKRIAIRYILTALGFFVLAGVLALLVRLQLAVPNNRLLGPATYNAVFTMHGTAMMFLFAVPVMQGMGLYLVPLMIGTRNVAFPRLNLFGYYTFLFGGCFLFASLLLRTAPQAGWFSYVPLASLRFAPEKGVDIWAQTITFTELAALVAAVEIAVTALKLRAPGMSLGRMPIVVWSMLVMSVMVILAMPAIMVASSLLAMDRLVSTHFFTLDLGGDVILWQHLFWFFGHPEVYIIFVPALGFVSQLVVTFTRRSIVGYRTIVASLIATGAIGFTLWAHHMFAAGLSHAQGVFFMAASMTIAIPTGLQIFCWLATMWAGRPVFRTPFLFVIAFFLTFVLGGLTGVVLASVPIDLQLHDTFFVVAHLHYVLIGGALFPLLGALWYWLPKMSGRRMPEPAGRASVALLVLGFHVTFFPMHVLGVQGMPRRVSTYAAETGWATLNLTATAGAFLLAAGLLVYGAAVAWGLRRGRLAGPDPWGADSLEWGTASPPPAFNHAPLPCVTSAYPRWSPPAPVVEGLRCDQRELLVTSAGAARPSHRTTLDGPAISPLLLGVATAATLVGVVFTPWAIVWGTPCCFAALTVWFWPWTRHL from the coding sequence ATGACGGAGACCGAGTGGCTCCACCGCAGCTGGGGCAGCCGGCCGGGCCTCATCGGATGGCTCACCGAGGTCGACCACAAGCGGATCGCCATCCGTTACATCCTCACCGCGCTGGGCTTCTTCGTCCTGGCCGGCGTCCTCGCGCTCCTGGTGCGGCTGCAGCTCGCGGTGCCGAACAACCGGCTGCTCGGTCCCGCGACCTACAACGCCGTCTTCACCATGCACGGCACCGCCATGATGTTCCTGTTCGCGGTGCCGGTGATGCAGGGCATGGGGCTCTACCTGGTGCCGCTGATGATCGGCACCCGGAACGTGGCCTTTCCGCGCCTGAACCTGTTCGGCTACTACACGTTCCTGTTCGGCGGCTGCTTCCTGTTCGCGAGCCTGTTGCTGCGGACCGCCCCGCAGGCGGGCTGGTTCAGCTACGTGCCGCTCGCGTCCCTGCGGTTCGCGCCCGAGAAGGGCGTCGACATCTGGGCGCAGACGATCACCTTCACCGAGCTGGCCGCCCTGGTCGCCGCGGTGGAGATCGCGGTCACCGCGCTGAAGCTGCGCGCGCCCGGCATGTCGCTCGGGCGCATGCCGATCGTGGTGTGGTCGATGCTCGTGATGTCGGTGATGGTGATCCTCGCGATGCCCGCCATCATGGTGGCGAGCAGCCTGCTCGCGATGGACCGGCTGGTCTCGACTCACTTCTTTACCCTGGACCTGGGCGGCGACGTCATCCTGTGGCAGCACCTGTTCTGGTTCTTCGGGCATCCCGAGGTCTACATCATCTTCGTGCCCGCCCTCGGCTTCGTATCTCAGCTGGTCGTCACCTTCACGCGCCGGTCGATCGTCGGCTACCGTACGATCGTGGCCTCGCTCATCGCCACCGGCGCCATCGGCTTCACGCTCTGGGCACATCACATGTTCGCGGCCGGTCTCTCGCACGCGCAGGGCGTCTTCTTCATGGCCGCGAGCATGACCATCGCGATCCCCACCGGCCTCCAGATCTTCTGCTGGCTCGCCACCATGTGGGCGGGGCGGCCCGTATTTCGGACGCCGTTCCTCTTCGTGATCGCGTTCTTCCTGACCTTCGTGCTGGGCGGCCTCACCGGCGTGGTCCTCGCCTCCGTCCCGATCGATCTCCAGCTGCACGACACGTTCTTCGTCGTGGCGCACCTGCACTACGTCCTCATCGGCGGCGCGCTCTTCCCCTTGCTCGGCGCGCTCTGGTACTGGCTGCCGAAGATGAGCGGGCGGCGGATGCCGGAGCCGGCCGGCCGCGCCAGCGTGGCGCTGCTCGTCCTGGGCTTCCACGTGACGTTCTTCCCGATGCACGTCCTGGGTGTGCAGGGCATGCCGCGCCGGGTCTCCACCTACGCCGCCGAGACCGGCTGGGCCACCCTCAACCTGACCGCCACCGCCGGAGCCTTCCTCCTCGCCGCCGGCCTGCTGGTCTACGGCGCCGCGGTCGCCTGGGGCCTGCGCCGCGGCCGCCTCGCCGGCCCCGATCCGTGGGGCGCGGACAGCCTGGAATGGGGCACCGCCTCTCCACCGCCCGCGTTCAATCACGCCCCGCTGCCGTGCGTGACGTCGGCCTACCCGCGCTGGAGCCCGCCGGCTCCGGTCGTGGAGGGGCTGCGATGCGATCAGCGCGAGCTGCTGGTCACCTCCGCGGGCGCGGCGCGGCCGTCGCACCGGACGACGCTGGACGGGCCCGCGATCTCGCCGCTGCTGCTCGGCGTGGCCACCGCCGCCACGCTGGTCGGCGTCGTGTTCACCCCGTGGGCGATCGTGTGGGGAACGCCGTGCTGCTTCGCCGCGCTCACCGTGTGGTTCTGGCCATGGACACGACATCTCTGA
- a CDS encoding oxygenase MpaB family protein, giving the protein MPDLRAADLTDGIAHAGMAWTIHRERVLLAGWGRAILLQIAHPMVAQGVAYHSVFTTEPWGWLRRLDRTLRSMLALTFGSDAQAAAAAARINAIHDRVHGRLGEAAGGKPAGAGYDAHDPALLTWVHATLLDSFLLAYRRFVAPIDRLEGDRYCADAAGIEPLLGIPAGRLPRTEAQLQEYLERTLASGAIEVTETARRLSREVLAPPVPSVLRPALRLAALPAVGLLPPAIRAAYGLPWSRGQARALDVLAAIARRTLPLTPAALRYWPDARRAERRLRRR; this is encoded by the coding sequence ATGCCCGATCTGCGCGCGGCCGACCTCACCGATGGTATCGCGCACGCCGGCATGGCGTGGACAATCCATCGCGAGCGGGTGCTGCTCGCCGGCTGGGGCCGGGCCATCCTGCTGCAGATCGCGCATCCGATGGTGGCGCAGGGCGTCGCCTACCACAGCGTGTTCACGACGGAGCCCTGGGGCTGGCTGAGGCGCCTCGATCGCACCCTGCGCTCCATGCTCGCGCTGACCTTCGGCTCCGACGCGCAGGCGGCGGCCGCGGCCGCGCGGATCAACGCCATCCACGACCGCGTGCACGGGCGCCTCGGCGAGGCCGCGGGCGGCAAGCCGGCCGGTGCCGGCTACGATGCGCACGATCCGGCCCTGCTCACCTGGGTGCACGCGACCCTGCTCGACTCGTTCCTGCTCGCGTACCGGCGCTTCGTGGCGCCGATCGATCGCCTGGAGGGCGACCGCTACTGCGCCGACGCCGCCGGGATCGAGCCGCTGCTCGGGATCCCGGCCGGCCGGCTGCCGCGCACCGAGGCCCAGCTGCAGGAATACCTGGAGAGGACGCTCGCCTCGGGAGCGATCGAGGTCACCGAGACCGCCCGGCGGCTGTCGCGAGAGGTCCTGGCGCCGCCCGTACCCAGCGTGCTGCGGCCCGCGCTCCGGCTGGCCGCCCTGCCGGCGGTGGGGTTGTTGCCCCCGGCCATTCGAGCCGCGTACGGGCTGCCCTGGAGCCGGGGTCAGGCGCGCGCGCTGGACGTCCTGGCGGCCATCGCGCGCCGGACGCTGCCCCTGACTCCGGCCGCGCTGCGCTACTGGCCCGATGCCCGGCGCGCCGAGCGACGGCTCAGGCGGCGATGA
- a CDS encoding divalent metal cation transporter, with protein sequence MKRLLHVALGILTSVGGFLEIGSIVTAMQAGAEFGFRLLWVVALGTLCAISLTEMAGRFSAVSQRTLGDALRERFGARVFGLVVLGVGVTSVLVLGAELTGLAIATELATGVSFRLWGLPIAFLVWLILWKGKFGVIEYGVAGLGLVTLSFLVAAFRVDPPGPAMAAGLLPSLPAEPDGRYWFLAVSILGATLTPYLFYFYSSGAIEDEWTIAELSANRIVAAVGMLFGGVLAGAVLVVAAMVMPDMRIEDYAALPLVLSRVFGRTGFWLFVASLWIGCLGAALEITLAITYLLAQGYNWRWGENLRPREASRFVLTYTALVAVGVCFTLAGVDALQLTNLAMALTAAVLPLALSPLLLLMNDRRYLGRHANGWLANGFAVVIVAVSLALAVVSIPLAIAGG encoded by the coding sequence GTGAAGCGTCTCCTGCACGTCGCCCTCGGCATCCTGACGAGCGTCGGCGGGTTCCTGGAGATCGGCTCCATCGTGACCGCCATGCAGGCGGGCGCCGAGTTCGGCTTCCGGCTCCTCTGGGTGGTGGCGCTCGGGACGCTCTGCGCGATCAGCCTCACCGAGATGGCCGGGCGGTTCTCCGCGGTGAGCCAGCGCACGCTCGGCGACGCCCTCCGCGAGCGTTTCGGCGCTCGGGTGTTCGGGCTGGTCGTGCTCGGCGTGGGCGTCACGAGCGTGCTGGTCCTGGGCGCCGAGCTGACCGGCCTCGCGATCGCCACCGAGCTGGCCACCGGCGTGTCGTTCCGCCTCTGGGGCCTGCCCATCGCCTTCCTGGTCTGGCTGATCCTCTGGAAGGGCAAGTTCGGCGTCATCGAGTACGGGGTGGCCGGGCTCGGGCTGGTGACCCTGTCGTTCCTCGTGGCGGCCTTCCGTGTCGATCCGCCGGGACCGGCCATGGCGGCCGGGCTGCTGCCGTCGCTGCCCGCCGAGCCCGACGGCCGCTACTGGTTCCTCGCGGTGAGCATTCTCGGCGCCACCCTCACGCCGTATCTCTTCTACTTCTACTCGTCCGGGGCCATCGAAGACGAATGGACGATCGCGGAGCTGAGCGCCAACCGGATCGTGGCCGCGGTCGGCATGCTGTTCGGCGGGGTCCTCGCCGGCGCGGTCCTGGTGGTCGCCGCGATGGTGATGCCCGACATGCGGATCGAAGACTACGCGGCGTTGCCGCTGGTGCTGTCGCGCGTGTTCGGGCGCACCGGATTCTGGCTCTTCGTCGCCTCGCTCTGGATCGGCTGTCTGGGCGCCGCGCTCGAGATCACCCTGGCCATCACCTACCTGCTCGCCCAGGGCTACAACTGGAGATGGGGTGAGAACCTTCGGCCGCGCGAGGCCTCGCGCTTCGTGCTCACGTACACCGCGCTGGTCGCGGTCGGCGTCTGCTTCACGCTGGCCGGCGTGGACGCGCTCCAGCTGACGAATCTGGCCATGGCGCTCACCGCGGCGGTCTTGCCCCTGGCGCTCTCGCCGCTGCTGCTGCTGATGAACGATCGCCGCTACCTCGGTCGCCACGCCAACGGGTGGCTGGCCAACGGCTTCGCGGTGGTCATCGTCGCGGTCTCGCTCGCGCTGGCGGTCGTATCCATCCCGCTGGCCATTGCGGGCGGCTGA
- a CDS encoding cytochrome c oxidase subunit 3 yields MDTTSLIHADADDARVGVDARALPRTAWGHATPIWWGMWSVMVIEGTVLLLLATVYLYLRRLAPLWPPAGIRPPALGAATANAMVLVASLIPTFGLHRAARRRNRRAVGWYLAVATMLTLVSIALRGVEFAHANVWWHTNAYGSIVWTILGAHASHLIAAALEDLLLCALVFFGAMEPKHFVSITVSAIYSYFVVAAWLPLYLLVYWLPRP; encoded by the coding sequence ATGGACACGACATCTCTGATCCACGCCGACGCCGACGACGCGCGGGTCGGCGTCGATGCCCGCGCCCTGCCCCGCACCGCGTGGGGGCACGCCACCCCGATCTGGTGGGGCATGTGGAGCGTGATGGTCATCGAGGGCACGGTGCTGCTCCTGCTCGCCACCGTCTATCTCTACCTCCGACGCCTGGCGCCGCTCTGGCCGCCCGCCGGGATCCGGCCGCCGGCCCTCGGCGCCGCGACGGCCAACGCCATGGTCCTCGTGGCGAGCCTGATCCCCACATTCGGCCTGCATCGCGCGGCCCGGCGCCGGAACCGGCGCGCGGTCGGTTGGTATCTGGCGGTGGCCACGATGCTCACCCTGGTGAGCATCGCGTTGAGGGGGGTGGAGTTCGCCCACGCGAACGTGTGGTGGCACACCAACGCCTACGGCTCGATCGTGTGGACGATCCTGGGCGCCCATGCCAGCCACCTGATCGCCGCCGCGCTGGAAGATCTGCTCCTGTGCGCGCTCGTCTTCTTCGGCGCCATGGAGCCCAAGCACTTCGTGAGCATCACGGTCAGCGCGATCTACTCGTACTTCGTGGTGGCGGCCTGGCTGCCGCTCTATCTCCTTGTGTACTGGCTGCCGCGGCCGTGA
- a CDS encoding DNA polymerase III subunit: protein MALEGIRDQPEAVTLLRRALATSRVAHAYAFVGPEGSGRKATALAFASALVAPPGSAAAQRAERGGQPPRRHPDIHVLGATPPAGNPKGAPALRIETVRELERLAALKPLEANIKVFVVDDAEKMTAATPQAFLKTLEEPPARTVIILILSQLRALPPTVLSRCQVVRFHPRLTEGMPALLPDVRTDAHTRSLRLLVEAREQGVEAVLRLGEQIGRDRQAAETFVEACWLWHRDLLCGLAGAPARLMIRSEAQAAGRERSLERLTEALRDCREAWLAIQGNVSPRLTVEVLLGRLTGLAA, encoded by the coding sequence GTGGCGCTTGAGGGGATCCGTGACCAGCCCGAGGCGGTGACGCTGCTGCGCCGCGCGCTCGCCACGTCGCGGGTCGCGCACGCGTACGCCTTCGTGGGGCCGGAGGGCTCGGGCCGGAAGGCCACGGCGCTGGCCTTCGCGTCGGCACTGGTAGCCCCGCCGGGCAGCGCCGCCGCGCAGCGGGCCGAGCGCGGCGGCCAACCGCCCCGCCGTCATCCCGACATCCACGTGCTCGGCGCGACGCCGCCCGCGGGTAACCCCAAGGGAGCGCCGGCGCTGCGGATCGAAACGGTCCGCGAGCTGGAGCGGCTGGCTGCGCTCAAGCCGCTGGAGGCGAACATCAAGGTCTTCGTGGTGGATGACGCCGAGAAGATGACCGCGGCGACGCCCCAGGCGTTCCTGAAGACGCTCGAGGAGCCGCCGGCCCGGACCGTGATCATCCTGATCCTCTCACAGCTCCGCGCGCTGCCGCCGACCGTGCTGTCGCGCTGCCAGGTCGTGCGCTTCCATCCGCGTCTCACCGAGGGCATGCCCGCGCTGCTGCCCGACGTGCGCACCGACGCGCATACCCGGAGCCTGCGGCTCCTCGTCGAGGCGCGGGAGCAGGGCGTCGAGGCCGTCCTCCGCCTCGGGGAGCAGATCGGGCGCGACCGGCAGGCCGCGGAGACGTTCGTCGAGGCGTGCTGGCTCTGGCACCGCGATCTGCTGTGCGGCCTCGCGGGCGCCCCCGCGCGCCTGATGATCCGGAGCGAGGCGCAGGCGGCGGGGCGCGAGCGGTCGCTGGAGCGGCTGACCGAGGCGCTGCGCGATTGCCGCGAGGCCTGGCTGGCCATCCAGGGCAATGTTTCCCCGCGCCTCACGGTCGAGGTGTTGCTGGGGCGGCTGACCGGACTGGCCGCGTGA
- the metG gene encoding methionine--tRNA ligase, protein MGTFYLTTPIYYVNARPHLGHACTTIMADAMCRYHRLAGDRVYFLTGTDEHGERIAQVAAKAGKTPQAYADEIAAVFEETWRRLGITNDDFIRTTEPRHQKVVQEVLQRLFDAGEIYFGEYGGWYCYGCERFYTEKEIVDGKCPDHQTALTFIKEKNYFFKMSKHQDWLIKHLEEHPDFIQPERYRNEVLGFLREPLQDLSISRPKSRVVWGIPLPFDDQYVTYVWFDALLNYYSAVAEPPQEKTRGLWAHVEHLIGKDILKPHGVYWPTMLKAAGIPLYRHLHVHGYWSLGGSKMSKSIGNVVEAFQLTDKYGHDAFRYFLLREMSFGLDASFSEEALVERLNADLANDLGNLVSRATTLIAAAGPIGRVTAPLEAADREIVEAAAAARVAVEQAMRDFAFQKALAGLWAFIGTVNRYVDGSAPWALAKDPARRPRLERVLCTLADSLGFLGILLDPFLPDAARKIREGLGRGEVPVLADAVVGRLGAVPRVSRVSGLFPRVDTKAPRSGTPQGEGRGQAEGSGSEGSGGKIPIADFQKVELRVAEVLAAERLPKSKKLLNLTIQVGDETRTLVAGVAEHYEPASLVGRKVVIVANLQPATLMGVESNGMVLAASHEGTVSLLTLDKDVPSGSRVK, encoded by the coding sequence ATGGGCACCTTCTACCTCACCACTCCGATCTACTACGTCAACGCGCGGCCGCATCTGGGTCACGCGTGCACCACCATCATGGCCGACGCGATGTGCCGCTATCACCGGCTCGCGGGCGACCGCGTCTATTTCCTCACCGGCACCGACGAGCATGGTGAGCGGATCGCGCAGGTGGCGGCCAAGGCCGGGAAGACGCCGCAGGCCTACGCGGACGAGATCGCGGCCGTGTTCGAGGAAACCTGGCGCCGCCTCGGCATCACCAACGACGATTTCATCCGCACCACCGAGCCGCGGCACCAGAAGGTCGTGCAGGAGGTCCTGCAGCGGCTCTTCGACGCGGGGGAGATCTACTTCGGCGAGTACGGCGGCTGGTACTGCTACGGGTGCGAGCGCTTCTACACCGAGAAGGAGATCGTGGACGGCAAGTGCCCCGATCACCAGACCGCGCTGACCTTCATCAAGGAGAAGAACTACTTCTTCAAGATGTCGAAGCACCAGGACTGGCTGATCAAGCATCTCGAGGAGCACCCGGACTTCATCCAGCCCGAGCGGTACCGCAACGAGGTGCTGGGCTTCCTCCGCGAGCCGCTCCAGGATCTGTCGATCAGCCGGCCGAAGTCGCGCGTGGTGTGGGGTATCCCGCTGCCCTTCGACGACCAGTACGTGACCTACGTCTGGTTCGATGCGCTGCTCAATTACTACTCGGCGGTCGCGGAGCCGCCACAGGAGAAGACGCGCGGGCTCTGGGCGCACGTCGAGCACCTGATCGGCAAGGACATCCTGAAGCCCCACGGGGTGTACTGGCCCACCATGCTGAAGGCGGCCGGTATCCCGCTCTATCGGCACCTCCACGTCCACGGCTACTGGTCGCTGGGCGGCAGCAAGATGTCGAAGTCCATCGGCAACGTGGTGGAGGCCTTCCAGCTCACCGACAAGTATGGCCACGACGCGTTCCGCTACTTCCTGCTTCGCGAGATGAGCTTCGGGCTCGACGCCAGCTTCAGCGAGGAGGCGCTGGTCGAGCGGCTGAACGCGGACCTGGCCAACGACCTGGGCAACCTGGTGAGCCGGGCGACCACGCTGATCGCCGCCGCCGGCCCCATCGGGCGGGTGACCGCGCCGCTCGAGGCCGCGGACCGGGAGATCGTGGAGGCCGCGGCCGCGGCGCGGGTGGCGGTCGAGCAGGCGATGCGCGACTTCGCATTCCAGAAGGCGCTGGCCGGCCTCTGGGCGTTCATCGGCACCGTGAACCGCTACGTGGACGGCAGCGCGCCCTGGGCCCTGGCCAAGGACCCGGCCCGACGACCCCGCCTCGAGCGCGTCCTGTGCACGCTTGCCGACTCGCTCGGGTTCCTCGGCATCTTGCTGGATCCCTTCCTGCCGGACGCGGCGCGGAAGATCCGCGAGGGCCTCGGCCGCGGCGAGGTGCCGGTGCTGGCGGACGCGGTGGTGGGGCGGCTGGGCGCGGTGCCGCGGGTGAGCCGGGTGTCCGGCTTGTTTCCGCGCGTCGATACGAAAGCCCCTCGGTCCGGCACCCCTCAGGGCGAGGGGAGAGGGCAGGCCGAGGGGAGCGGCAGTGAGGGGAGCGGCGGCAAGATCCCGATCGCCGACTTCCAGAAGGTCGAGCTACGCGTCGCCGAAGTGCTGGCCGCCGAGCGCCTGCCGAAGTCGAAGAAGCTGCTCAACCTCACGATCCAGGTGGGGGACGAGACCCGCACGCTGGTCGCCGGCGTGGCCGAGCACTACGAGCCGGCGAGCCTCGTCGGCCGGAAAGTGGTGATCGTCGCCAATCTTCAGCCGGCCACCCTGATGGGCGTCGAGTCCAACGGCATGGTCCTGGCCGCCTCGCACGAGGGCACGGTGTCGCTCCTCACCCTCGACAAGGACGTGCCCTCGGGCTCGCGCGTGAAGTAG
- a CDS encoding redoxin domain-containing protein — translation MLGFEGAMPQFEAAGAQVVGVSADHVATLEAWQKQNKVSYTLLSDFRRTMLPAYDALVTDEKSPIFRYAKRAYFVIDKNGVVRWTKVEANPLDLLDPAEVLQALKDAKV, via the coding sequence TTGCTCGGCTTCGAGGGGGCCATGCCCCAGTTCGAGGCCGCGGGCGCCCAGGTCGTGGGCGTGAGTGCCGATCATGTCGCAACCCTGGAAGCCTGGCAGAAGCAGAACAAGGTCTCCTACACGTTGCTGTCCGATTTCCGGCGCACGATGCTGCCGGCCTACGACGCCCTGGTCACCGACGAGAAGAGCCCGATCTTCCGGTACGCCAAGCGCGCCTATTTCGTGATCGACAAGAACGGGGTGGTTCGCTGGACCAAGGTCGAGGCCAATCCGCTCGACCTGCTGGATCCCGCGGAAGTGCTGCAGGCGCTCAAGGACGCGAAAGTCTGA